From the genome of Vicia villosa cultivar HV-30 ecotype Madison, WI linkage group LG2, Vvil1.0, whole genome shotgun sequence, one region includes:
- the LOC131649309 gene encoding putative disease resistance protein RGA4: MANGFISSNAILEAEDIGNEVWNELYWRSFFQDIEKDGIGEVENFKMHDLVHDLAQSIAEEVSDCITESSLSKRILHLSTYGEKSSGIVSSVQLHGIKSLRTLLMHPYHCSASQVLKCYSLRVLDFERITELPSLIFRLKHLRYLNLSYGGFKTLPESLCKLWNLQILKLDYCYRLQRLPYGLVQLKALQHISLKGCPSLSSLPPHIRNLVSLKSLTFYVVGKKSGFLLAELGQMNLIGDLCIKHLERVKSVMDAKKANMSSKRVKQFLLSWGRNEETHLQENVEEILDVLQPQNQQLQFLRVEGYTGAYFPQWVSCPSLKYLTRLQLVDCQSCLHLPHFWKLPSLKKLSVSNMSHVKYLYEESSNGGVVRGFTKLEFLILEKMPNLVSLSREDRENMFPYLSTLQVTECPVMLELPCLPSLSHLNIRGKCSQHLLSSIKHHTLEILLFSDNEELSCFPDGMLRDLPSLMFLSIYDLSKLEQLPTEINDIEEIQISGCENLKSLPDEVLHRLRSLKNLSIARCQKFKLSESFQYLTCLEKLIIQSCLEIEGLHEALQHMTALKYLIMSDLPNLASLPDWLGNLGLLNQLTISLCPKLTCLPMSIQRLTSLEHLRIYGCSELGKRCKENTGEDWHKIAHIQRIQVDDQGMTFGGGGGAYESVFYF, encoded by the coding sequence ATGGCTAATGGTTTTATTTCATCCAATGCAATTCTAGAAGCAGAAGATATTGGCAATGAGGTGTGGAATGAGTTATATTGGAGATCATTTTTTCAAGATATAGAGAAAGATGGTATTGGTgaagttgaaaattttaaaatgcaCGACCTTGTTCATGATCTAGCTCAATCTATTGCAGAAGAGGTTAGTGATTGCATTACAGAATCAAGCCTATCTAAAAGAATCCTCCACCTATCAACTTATGGTGAGAAATCATCTGGGATAGTCAGTTCAGTACAGTTGCATGGAATCAAATCATTGAGGACCCTTTTGATGCATCCATACCATTGTTCAGCATCTCAAGTACTAAAATGTTATTCTTTACGAGTACTTGACTTTGAAAGAATAACAGAGTTGCCATCTTTGATTTTTCGTTTGAAACATTTAAGATACTTGAATCTTTCTTATGGAGGATTCAAAACTCTTCCAGAATCCTTATGCAAGTTATGGAATTTGCAGATTTTAAAGTTAGATTATTGTTACCGCCTCCAAAGGTTGCCATATGGGTTGGTACAGTTGAAAGCTCTACAACATATATCTTTGAAGGGTTGTCCCTCACTATCAAGCTTGCCTCCGCATATAAGGAATTTGGTTTCCCTAAAAAGCTTGACCTTTTATGTAGTTGGCAAGAAAAGTGGGTTTCTTTTGGCGGAACTAGGACAAATGAACCTTATCGGAGACCTTTGCATTAAGCACTTGGAGAGAGTAAAAAGTGTAATGGATGCCAAAAAAGCTAATATGTCGAGTAAGCGCGTGAAGCAGTTTCTATTGTCATGGGGGAGAAATGAAGAGACTCATTTACAAGAAAATGTTGAAGAAATTCTTGATGTACTTCAACCTCAAAACCAACAACTTCAGTTTTTGAGAGTGGAAGGATATACAGGTGCCTATTTTCCACAATGGGTGTCTTGTCCTTCTCTGAAATATCTTACTCGTTTACAGCTCGTGGATTGTCAAAGTTGTTTACACCTTCCACACTTTTGGAAACTTCCTTCTCTAAAGAAGCTAAGTGTATCTAACATGAGTCATGTAAAATACCTATATGAAGAATCATCCAATGGTGGAGTTGTAAGAGGTTTCACAAAACTAGAATTTTTGATACTAGAGAAGATGCCAAACCTGGTAAGTTTATCAAGGGAGGACAGAGAAAACATGTTTCCGTACCTTTCAACACTTCAAGTTACCGAATGTCCAGTAATGTTGGAATTGCCTTGCCTTCCATCTCTCAGTCAtttgaatataagagggaaatGCAGCCAACATTTACTAAGTTCAATTAAACATCATACTCTTGAAATTCTTCTGTTCAGTGATAATGAAGAGCTAAGTTGCTTTCCAGATGGAATGCTAAGAGACCTCCCTTCTCTGATGTTTCTTAGCATTTATGACCTTTCTAAACTTGAGCAACTCCCCACTGAAATCAATGATATAGAGGAGATACAAATCAGTGGTTGTGAGAATCTCAAGTCATTGCCAGATGAAGTATTACATAGGTTACGCTCTCTTAAGAATTTGAGTATTGCAAGGTGCCAAAAGTTCAAGCTAtcagaaagttttcaataccTCACTTGTCTTGAGAAATTGATAATTCAAAGTTGCCTAGAAATAGAAGGTTTGCATGAGGCATTACAACATATGACTGCTCTTAAATATTTGATAATGAGTGACCTTCCAAACCTGGCATCCCTACCTGACTGGTTAGGAAACCTAGGCTTACTTAACCAATTAACTATTTCTCTTTGTCCAAAGCTGACATGTCTTCCCATGAGCATTCAACGTCTTACTAGTCTGGAACATTTGAGAATTTACGGTTGCAGTGAGTTAGGGAAACGATGTAAAGAGAATACGGGTGAGGATTGGCACAAAATAGCTCACATTCAACGCATTCAAGTAGACGACCAAGGAATGACTttcggaggaggaggaggagcttATGAATCTGTTTTTTACTTCTAG